From a single Gimesia fumaroli genomic region:
- a CDS encoding TIM barrel protein, whose amino-acid sequence MAVHSHSPFVQEINRRDFLKASALWGAGALTAGSLITDTIMAAGVQDKKAPEKLKLSLAAYSFHRYLKQSWPKPRPKKIPATMNIQDFVRYCGELKLDGCELTSYYFPNPVSNDYLKQTRDLAGSLGLEVSGTAIGNDFCLPKGKARDEQLEMTRKWIDYSAILGAPVIRIFAGRVPKGGNEAEAIRMCQKGINESLKYAEKKGVSLALENHGGITSTPKQMMRIIEGINKSPNFGINFDSGNFRTEHPYEDLAQIAPLAINAQIKVEMGARGKEVPADIPRIVKILKDAHYKNFIVLEYEAKEEPKEAIPGYIQQLRKLV is encoded by the coding sequence ATGGCAGTTCATTCACACTCTCCCTTCGTGCAGGAAATCAATCGACGTGACTTCCTGAAAGCTTCTGCTTTGTGGGGCGCAGGAGCACTGACTGCAGGCTCATTGATCACTGACACAATAATGGCAGCAGGAGTTCAGGACAAGAAAGCACCTGAGAAACTCAAACTGAGCCTGGCCGCCTATTCGTTCCATCGCTACCTGAAACAAAGCTGGCCGAAACCGCGTCCGAAAAAGATTCCTGCGACGATGAACATTCAGGATTTCGTACGCTACTGTGGCGAATTGAAACTAGATGGTTGCGAATTGACCAGCTACTATTTTCCGAACCCGGTCAGCAATGACTATCTGAAACAGACTCGCGATCTCGCTGGTTCCCTGGGTCTGGAAGTTTCCGGCACTGCAATCGGAAACGATTTCTGTTTGCCCAAAGGAAAGGCCCGGGATGAGCAACTGGAAATGACACGGAAGTGGATCGATTATTCCGCGATACTGGGTGCGCCAGTGATTCGTATCTTTGCAGGACGCGTGCCTAAGGGAGGCAACGAAGCCGAAGCAATCCGCATGTGCCAGAAAGGCATCAATGAATCATTAAAATATGCCGAGAAGAAGGGAGTCAGCCTGGCACTCGAAAATCATGGTGGCATCACTTCGACTCCGAAACAAATGATGCGAATCATTGAAGGTATCAACAAGTCACCCAATTTTGGAATTAACTTCGATAGTGGAAACTTCCGCACCGAACACCCGTACGAGGATCTTGCTCAAATCGCACCACTGGCGATTAACGCACAGATCAAAGTGGAAATGGGAGCACGCGGAAAGGAAGTGCCCGCAGATATTCCACGGATCGTCAAAATTTTGAAAGACGCTCATTACAAAAACTTCATTGTGCTGGAATATGAAGCGAAAGAAGAACCCAAAGAAGCGATTCCCGGCTATATTCAACAACTACGGAAACTTGTTTGA
- a CDS encoding peptidylprolyl isomerase, producing MSRLILIALFSVMIGIVGCKGETPTAGDPEVPEAASKGGTPTTTAEDYQVLLKTSKGNVLLQVHPEWSPKGAERFKELVEMGFYDNCAFFRVIDGFMAQVGINGDPALHAKWRDNNIPDDPVVESNKRGYVSFANAGPDTRSTQFFINYGDNSNLDYGFSPFAKVIQGMDVVDSLYNGYGEGAPSGSGPSQGRIVGEGNAYLKKEFPMLDYIIKATIVEEEPAKTEAKSESAEPEAKDDKQPAEPAAEKSEKEEATADKPKEEAAKKDE from the coding sequence ATGTCACGATTGATTTTGATAGCGCTGTTTTCTGTGATGATCGGAATTGTGGGCTGCAAAGGAGAAACACCAACAGCTGGTGACCCGGAAGTTCCCGAGGCTGCTTCCAAAGGTGGAACTCCTACGACAACAGCCGAAGATTATCAGGTACTTCTGAAAACCAGCAAGGGTAACGTTTTGCTGCAGGTCCATCCGGAATGGTCTCCTAAAGGGGCAGAACGTTTTAAGGAACTCGTTGAAATGGGATTTTATGATAACTGTGCCTTCTTTCGCGTGATTGACGGATTCATGGCACAGGTGGGGATCAATGGTGATCCGGCATTACACGCCAAATGGCGCGACAACAATATTCCGGACGATCCTGTCGTGGAATCGAATAAACGGGGGTATGTCTCGTTTGCAAATGCCGGTCCCGATACTCGTTCTACACAGTTCTTTATCAATTATGGTGACAACTCGAATTTGGATTATGGTTTCTCACCCTTTGCAAAAGTCATTCAAGGCATGGATGTGGTTGATTCCCTTTACAACGGATATGGTGAAGGCGCTCCCAGCGGCTCCGGGCCCTCTCAAGGCAGAATTGTGGGAGAAGGCAATGCGTACCTGAAAAAAGAGTTTCCGATGCTGGACTACATCATCAAGGCAACCATCGTCGAAGAAGAGCCCGCCAAGACAGAGGCAAAGTCTGAGTCTGCTGAACCAGAGGCAAAGGACGACAAGCAGCCTGCTGAACCGGCGGCTGAAAAGTCTGAGAAGGAAGAGGCAACTGCCGACAAACCCAAAGAGGAAGCAGCAAAGAAAGACGAATAG
- a CDS encoding HNH endonuclease gives MISATTGKAQSSAMQASVLALNKTYSPVHVISAKRAFCLLSKDIAEVISVEDGTFMNYDFGSWIEISGLRSEFNERTELEDWILTVNFEIQVPRVVRLLRYDRIPNNTIKFNRRNIFIRDSYRCQYCQKKFGVKQLSLDHVVPRSHGGGMSWENIVSACRRCNTKKGGRTPSQAGMKLLQKPAKPSRNPVLLQQVKHEKYACWKNFVGGKELLSCD, from the coding sequence CTGCAACTACCGGTAAGGCACAGTCCAGCGCCATGCAGGCGAGCGTGTTGGCGTTGAACAAGACTTATTCGCCGGTTCACGTCATCTCCGCCAAGCGGGCCTTTTGTCTATTGAGTAAAGACATTGCGGAAGTCATCAGTGTGGAAGATGGCACCTTCATGAACTATGACTTCGGTTCCTGGATTGAAATCAGTGGGCTGAGGTCAGAGTTCAATGAACGAACGGAACTGGAAGACTGGATTCTGACCGTCAATTTTGAAATCCAGGTTCCCCGTGTCGTTCGCCTGCTTCGCTATGATCGCATCCCCAACAATACCATCAAGTTTAACCGCCGCAACATCTTTATCAGAGACAGCTATCGCTGCCAGTACTGCCAGAAGAAATTCGGGGTGAAGCAGCTTAGTCTGGATCACGTCGTCCCCCGCTCTCACGGAGGCGGCATGAGCTGGGAAAATATTGTCAGTGCCTGTCGCCGTTGTAATACCAAAAAAGGAGGTCGCACGCCCTCTCAGGCTGGCATGAAACTGCTGCAGAAACCGGCAAAACCCAGTCGTAATCCGGTTCTGCTCCAACAGGTAAAGCATGAAAAATATGCTTGCTGGAAAAATTTTGTTGGCGGTAAAGAGTTACTTTCCTGCGACTGA
- a CDS encoding helicase HerA domain-containing protein, with product MTDQPYEKLGAFYLGREYDLPNDTIKDDLVLYDSKDLTTHAVCVGMTGSGKTGLCLSLLEEAAIDDIPVIAIDPKGDLGNLLLNFPELKPADFRPWIEESEAVRKGKTPDEYARWTADLWKKGLADWQQDGDRIQRLRSAVDMAIYTPGSNAGLSISVLKSFDAPSDAVLNDSDAFRDRIMSAVSGLLALLKINADPINSREHILLSNILSNAWKERRNLSIASLIQEIQVPPFEKIGFLDLETFYPSKDRLQLSMQLNNLLASPGFESWMEGEALNIENLLMTKQGKPRISILSIAHLSESERMFFVTVLLNEVLAWVRSQSGTSSLRAILYMDEVFGYFPPTANPPSKTPMLTLLKQARAFGLGVVLSTQNPVDLDYKGLSNTGTWFIGRLQTERDKARVLDGLESASGSAGSQFHRQEMEAILSDLGSRVFLLHNVHENAPVVFHTRWALSYLRGPLTRSQIKQLMEPHKEALTESTTEPTTSAPTIAAVTEQDSGQPPLISPDIKQRIFTASTLLPQSSRLVYRPGVIGLAKLRYADAKSKVDLWQDVAMLTTITGTLPESLWEEATPISPGNLEYDSEPAAQAQFAEVDSALTRKTQYKTWEKDLKTYLYQERPLNLWFNAAPKLYSDPEENEAAFRARLKQLMREERDLQIEKLRTKYASKFETIKNRIRTAEERVAREESQYSDKKLSTFLSIGTTIFGALMGRKVTSATNVRKASTAARNVGRAAKEHGDIGRAKEALEVQQQKYANLEDQFQQELDKLEEPIHPEDFEIEEYPVRPRKSDLMVNEVAFAWLPWSVDMTGISQPLYRLDGE from the coding sequence ATGACGGATCAACCTTACGAAAAGCTTGGTGCATTCTATCTGGGTCGAGAATACGATCTCCCCAACGACACGATTAAAGACGACCTGGTTCTGTATGACAGCAAAGATCTGACAACACACGCTGTCTGTGTCGGCATGACCGGTAGTGGCAAAACCGGGCTCTGTCTGTCACTTCTTGAAGAAGCCGCCATCGACGATATTCCTGTCATCGCCATTGACCCCAAAGGGGACCTGGGTAACCTGCTGCTCAATTTTCCAGAATTGAAACCCGCTGACTTTCGCCCCTGGATTGAAGAAAGCGAAGCGGTCCGCAAAGGAAAAACGCCGGATGAGTACGCCCGTTGGACGGCCGACCTCTGGAAAAAGGGACTAGCCGACTGGCAACAGGACGGCGACCGCATTCAGCGACTTCGCTCTGCCGTGGACATGGCCATCTACACGCCGGGCAGCAACGCCGGTTTATCGATCTCTGTTTTAAAATCGTTCGATGCACCCAGTGATGCGGTTTTGAATGATAGCGACGCCTTCCGAGATCGGATCATGTCGGCGGTCTCCGGTCTACTGGCATTACTCAAAATCAATGCCGATCCGATTAACAGCCGCGAACACATTTTACTCTCCAACATTCTCAGCAATGCCTGGAAGGAAAGACGGAATCTCTCCATCGCCAGTCTGATACAGGAAATCCAGGTTCCCCCGTTCGAAAAGATCGGCTTCCTGGATCTGGAAACGTTTTACCCATCCAAAGATCGTCTGCAACTCTCAATGCAACTCAATAACCTGCTGGCCTCTCCAGGATTTGAATCCTGGATGGAGGGAGAAGCGTTGAACATTGAGAATCTGCTCATGACGAAACAGGGAAAGCCACGCATTTCCATTCTCTCGATCGCCCACTTGTCCGAATCAGAGCGCATGTTTTTCGTAACAGTCTTGCTCAATGAGGTGCTGGCCTGGGTCCGCAGTCAGTCGGGAACATCAAGCTTGCGGGCGATTTTATACATGGATGAAGTCTTCGGTTACTTCCCCCCTACCGCGAATCCGCCTTCGAAAACACCGATGCTGACGCTGCTGAAACAGGCCCGCGCTTTTGGACTGGGAGTCGTACTCTCCACACAAAACCCGGTCGACCTCGACTATAAAGGGCTCTCGAACACGGGAACCTGGTTCATCGGTCGCCTGCAGACCGAACGGGATAAAGCACGCGTGCTGGACGGACTGGAGAGTGCGTCCGGATCCGCCGGCAGTCAGTTTCATCGTCAGGAAATGGAAGCGATTCTGTCTGACTTGGGAAGCCGAGTCTTCCTGTTACACAATGTGCATGAAAATGCGCCTGTCGTATTCCACACCAGATGGGCACTCTCCTATCTCCGCGGACCACTTACGCGCTCACAGATCAAACAGTTGATGGAACCCCACAAGGAGGCACTTACCGAATCCACAACAGAACCTACGACGTCTGCACCAACGATCGCCGCCGTTACAGAACAGGACTCGGGTCAGCCGCCGTTAATTTCTCCTGATATCAAACAGCGAATCTTCACCGCATCTACATTGTTGCCTCAAAGCAGCCGTCTCGTTTATCGTCCCGGCGTCATCGGTCTGGCAAAATTACGGTATGCTGACGCCAAGTCGAAAGTTGATCTCTGGCAGGACGTCGCCATGCTGACCACAATTACTGGCACACTTCCCGAATCACTCTGGGAAGAAGCAACCCCCATTTCCCCCGGCAACCTGGAGTATGACAGTGAGCCCGCCGCACAAGCACAATTTGCTGAAGTCGATAGCGCACTGACACGGAAGACACAATACAAAACCTGGGAAAAGGACTTAAAAACATATCTCTACCAGGAACGCCCTTTGAACCTGTGGTTCAATGCGGCCCCCAAACTCTATTCGGATCCAGAAGAAAACGAAGCCGCTTTCCGCGCCCGCCTCAAGCAACTGATGCGCGAAGAACGCGATTTGCAGATCGAAAAACTGCGCACGAAATATGCGTCCAAATTTGAAACGATTAAAAACCGCATCCGAACTGCCGAAGAACGTGTAGCACGTGAAGAATCTCAATACAGCGATAAAAAGCTGAGTACCTTCCTTTCAATCGGCACGACCATTTTCGGTGCCCTCATGGGTCGAAAAGTCACCAGTGCCACCAACGTACGGAAAGCGTCTACTGCAGCGCGCAATGTGGGCCGTGCCGCCAAAGAGCATGGGGATATAGGACGGGCGAAGGAAGCACTTGAGGTGCAACAGCAAAAATACGCGAACCTCGAAGACCAGTTCCAACAGGAATTAGACAAGCTGGAAGAACCCATTCATCCCGAAGACTTCGAAATTGAAGAGTACCCGGTCCGGCCGCGCAAGTCGGACCTGATGGTGAATGAAGTGGCATTCGCCTGGCTCCCCTGGTCTGTCGACATGACCGGCATCAGCCAGCCACTCTATCGACTGGACGGAGAATAG
- a CDS encoding homoserine dehydrogenase, with protein sequence MSSSPLNVAIIGMGTVGTGVAKILLNRAEQMTTRAGRPIHLKRAVVRDLSRPREIDLPAEVLTDDIEAVINDSSIDVVIQLVGGIDPAYDIMLRTLESGKDVVTANKALLCEKGESLFQRAKELGRCISFEAAVAGGVPLIETVTQAMSANQITSIEAILNGTSNYILTQMFSHNVSYEDAVRSAQEIGYAEANPAMDVDGTDAAQKLGILVQLALGIKVGLDQFLRQGIDSLSLADLQYAHELGYTVKLLAVAKLLDGQLEMHAQPTLIRNDNPLAHVEDAYNKIALEGDAVGKIWLSGMGAGQMATASAVVANLIDVAVGRAAITFPRLDLWNPRPDISIMPREEISRRYFLRLNVEDRPHVLADITNVLGDHEISIASLVQHEAPEVDQSEDYPIVPLVIMTHRTTEGRFQAASRELDQLTCIRAPFVRMPVND encoded by the coding sequence ATGTCGTCTTCTCCTTTAAACGTGGCCATTATCGGTATGGGAACCGTTGGTACTGGTGTCGCGAAAATCTTGCTCAACCGCGCCGAACAAATGACCACACGCGCCGGCCGCCCGATTCACCTGAAGCGGGCTGTCGTGAGAGATCTTTCCAGACCACGCGAGATTGACCTGCCAGCAGAAGTACTCACCGACGATATTGAAGCGGTCATCAATGATTCCTCGATCGACGTCGTAATTCAACTCGTCGGCGGAATTGATCCGGCTTACGATATCATGCTGCGTACCCTCGAAAGTGGTAAAGATGTCGTGACCGCGAACAAAGCGCTGCTCTGCGAAAAAGGAGAAAGTCTGTTTCAACGCGCCAAAGAACTGGGACGCTGTATCAGCTTTGAAGCAGCAGTCGCGGGAGGAGTCCCATTAATCGAAACGGTGACTCAAGCGATGTCAGCCAACCAGATTACTTCGATTGAAGCCATTCTGAACGGAACCAGCAATTACATCCTGACGCAAATGTTTTCGCATAATGTGAGCTACGAAGACGCGGTCCGCTCTGCTCAGGAAATAGGGTACGCCGAAGCCAATCCAGCGATGGACGTGGATGGAACCGACGCTGCCCAGAAGCTCGGCATCCTGGTACAACTGGCACTGGGAATCAAGGTTGGCCTGGACCAGTTCCTGAGACAAGGCATCGACTCACTTTCACTGGCCGATTTACAATACGCCCACGAACTGGGGTATACCGTCAAATTACTGGCAGTCGCCAAACTTTTGGATGGCCAACTGGAAATGCATGCTCAACCCACGTTGATTCGCAATGACAACCCATTGGCCCACGTAGAAGATGCCTACAACAAGATCGCCCTGGAAGGTGACGCAGTGGGCAAAATCTGGCTGTCAGGTATGGGGGCCGGCCAAATGGCAACCGCTTCTGCCGTGGTCGCCAACCTGATTGATGTGGCCGTCGGCCGTGCTGCGATCACGTTCCCCCGATTGGACCTCTGGAATCCTCGCCCGGATATCAGCATCATGCCGCGCGAAGAGATCTCCCGGCGTTACTTCTTGCGATTGAATGTGGAAGACCGACCGCACGTTCTGGCTGATATCACGAACGTGCTCGGAGACCACGAAATCAGTATCGCCAGTTTAGTACAGCACGAAGCACCCGAAGTCGATCAGTCCGAGGACTACCCGATCGTACCATTAGTGATTATGACCCATCGTACGACAGAAGGCCGCTTCCAGGCCGCCAGCCGGGAGCTGGATCAATTGACTTGTATCCGAGCTCCCTTCGTGCGTATGCCGGTCAACGATTGA
- the leuS gene encoding leucine--tRNA ligase produces the protein MPRYDAKRIETKWQTYWDQHETFKTGEFVEGKDKLYVLDMFPYPSGDGLHVGHPEGYTATDIVCRHARMQGKQVLHPMGWDAFGLPAEQHAIKTGTPPRITTQKNIDTFRRQLKMLGFSYDWSREFSTTDPDYFRWTQWIFLQLFHSWFDSECEWTGPDGKQRVGRARPISELPIPEKVKAAGEEATRRYQDRQRLAYQHEAPVNWCPALGTVLANEEIIDGKSERGGHPVERIPLRQWMLRITKYGDRLIDGLEGLDWSDSIKSLQKNWIGRSEGAELDFFVGLEESGADLEQAFSAWLTARGESGFPEEPETDVLRVYTTRPDTLYGATYMVLSPEHPFVDRLTKDDQKSAVEVYRKQAALKSDLDRTDLAKEKTGVFTGSYAVNPVNGEKVPVWIADYVLISYGTGAIMAVPAHDLRDWEFAVEFDLPIIPVVEPPAGYEPSKDELALETEIEGEKRTPFSGLGTAINSGEFNGTPTADFKKQITANLVEQGVGKGAVNYRLRDWLFSRQHFWGEPFPIWHELGADGKITGLMRADSEESLPVELPELKEFKPAGTPDPPLSVAPDEWLYKTDADGTRLMREVNSMPQWAGSCWYYLRFADPKNNERFVDPENEKHWLPVDLYIGGGEHAVLHLLYARFWHQVLFDRGFVNCPEPFQKLVNQGMILGDVELTGFQTTEGAWVSSKEVEESDESETKWIETSTGKPLNIVSLTSDQVQKQGEDFVLVDDPTIFVNSRAHKMSKSRGNVVNPDFVVEQYGADALRMYEMFMGPLEATKPWSMSGVEGVSRFLGRVWRLMIEERAEEVKLNEAVSEESPSEEQLRILHKTIKAVTEDIDKLSFNTAISRMMEFTNAMGQQKVRSKSVLSDFILLLSPFAPHIAEELWSVLGHTESLAYQSWPEFDEALLQESVVEIPVQVNGKLRSKVSIAADADQAAMQQAAERDETVAKYLEGKTIVKAVVIPGRMINFVVK, from the coding sequence ATGCCTCGTTACGACGCCAAGCGGATTGAAACCAAATGGCAAACCTATTGGGACCAGCACGAAACATTCAAGACAGGTGAATTCGTTGAGGGTAAAGACAAGCTCTACGTGCTGGATATGTTCCCTTACCCGTCAGGCGATGGTTTACACGTTGGTCATCCGGAGGGTTATACAGCCACGGATATTGTCTGCCGGCATGCCCGTATGCAGGGAAAACAGGTTTTACATCCCATGGGCTGGGATGCCTTTGGATTGCCTGCTGAACAACACGCGATCAAGACAGGTACGCCGCCCCGGATCACCACACAGAAGAATATCGATACGTTCCGTCGTCAGTTAAAGATGTTGGGTTTCAGTTACGACTGGAGCCGCGAATTTTCGACTACCGATCCCGATTACTTCCGCTGGACGCAATGGATTTTTCTCCAGTTATTTCATTCCTGGTTTGACAGCGAATGCGAATGGACGGGCCCTGATGGAAAACAGCGTGTGGGGCGTGCCCGGCCGATCAGCGAGTTGCCGATTCCTGAAAAAGTAAAAGCAGCGGGGGAAGAAGCAACCCGCCGATATCAGGACCGTCAGCGGTTGGCCTATCAGCATGAGGCCCCGGTGAATTGGTGTCCGGCGTTGGGAACCGTATTGGCGAATGAAGAAATTATTGATGGTAAGAGTGAACGAGGTGGCCACCCGGTGGAACGAATTCCCTTACGCCAGTGGATGCTTCGTATCACAAAATATGGCGATCGTTTGATCGATGGGCTCGAAGGGTTGGACTGGTCGGATTCGATCAAGTCGTTGCAGAAAAACTGGATCGGCCGTAGTGAAGGGGCAGAACTTGATTTCTTTGTTGGCTTGGAAGAGTCTGGTGCAGATTTGGAACAAGCTTTTTCAGCCTGGCTAACAGCGCGGGGAGAATCCGGTTTTCCGGAAGAGCCTGAAACAGATGTCTTAAGGGTTTATACAACACGTCCGGACACATTATACGGCGCCACCTATATGGTGTTATCGCCGGAGCATCCGTTTGTAGATCGGTTAACGAAAGACGACCAGAAATCAGCGGTCGAAGTGTATCGAAAGCAGGCGGCTCTCAAAAGCGATTTGGATCGAACCGATTTGGCAAAAGAAAAAACAGGCGTTTTTACCGGCAGCTATGCGGTGAATCCGGTGAATGGCGAAAAAGTTCCGGTCTGGATTGCCGACTATGTTTTGATCAGCTACGGGACGGGGGCCATCATGGCGGTTCCTGCGCACGATTTGCGCGACTGGGAATTTGCCGTCGAATTCGATTTGCCCATCATTCCCGTTGTCGAACCACCGGCCGGTTATGAGCCTTCGAAAGACGAGTTGGCACTCGAAACGGAAATTGAAGGAGAAAAACGAACACCGTTTTCCGGTTTGGGGACAGCCATCAATTCTGGTGAATTTAACGGCACACCAACGGCGGACTTCAAAAAACAGATCACCGCGAATTTGGTCGAGCAGGGCGTTGGGAAAGGGGCCGTCAACTATCGTTTGCGGGACTGGCTCTTCAGCCGACAGCACTTCTGGGGCGAGCCGTTTCCGATCTGGCATGAATTGGGTGCGGATGGCAAGATCACTGGTTTGATGCGTGCTGATTCGGAAGAGAGTTTACCCGTCGAGCTTCCCGAGTTGAAAGAATTCAAGCCGGCTGGAACTCCTGATCCACCGCTTTCTGTTGCTCCGGATGAATGGTTGTATAAAACCGACGCTGATGGCACACGGCTCATGCGTGAAGTCAACAGTATGCCGCAATGGGCGGGCTCCTGTTGGTATTATTTGCGGTTCGCTGATCCGAAGAACAACGAACGCTTTGTGGACCCTGAGAACGAAAAGCATTGGTTGCCCGTCGACCTCTACATTGGTGGCGGCGAGCATGCCGTATTGCATTTGCTCTATGCCCGTTTCTGGCATCAGGTTTTGTTTGACCGTGGGTTTGTGAACTGCCCCGAACCATTCCAGAAATTAGTCAACCAGGGGATGATATTAGGCGATGTTGAATTGACGGGCTTTCAGACGACAGAGGGTGCCTGGGTCTCTTCCAAGGAAGTTGAAGAGTCGGATGAGTCCGAAACAAAGTGGATCGAGACATCCACGGGCAAGCCATTGAATATTGTTAGTTTGACATCGGATCAGGTGCAAAAGCAGGGCGAAGATTTTGTACTTGTTGATGATCCCACTATTTTTGTGAACAGCCGCGCTCATAAGATGTCGAAGTCACGAGGCAACGTGGTGAATCCGGACTTTGTGGTCGAACAGTACGGTGCCGATGCTTTACGCATGTATGAAATGTTTATGGGGCCGTTGGAAGCAACGAAACCCTGGAGCATGAGTGGCGTCGAAGGAGTCAGTCGATTTCTCGGTCGAGTCTGGCGATTGATGATTGAGGAACGTGCTGAAGAAGTCAAATTGAACGAAGCGGTTTCGGAAGAGTCACCGTCCGAAGAACAGTTACGGATTTTGCACAAAACAATCAAAGCCGTCACCGAAGATATTGATAAATTATCCTTCAATACGGCCATCAGTCGTATGATGGAATTTACGAATGCGATGGGGCAGCAGAAAGTTCGATCGAAGTCGGTCTTATCTGATTTTATTTTGCTCCTTTCACCGTTTGCACCGCACATTGCGGAAGAACTCTGGAGTGTGTTAGGGCATACCGAATCGTTAGCTTACCAAAGCTGGCCGGAATTTGATGAAGCGTTATTGCAGGAGTCGGTCGTCGAAATTCCGGTACAGGTCAACGGAAAGTTACGCTCCAAAGTCTCCATCGCGGCTGACGCCGACCAGGCAGCGATGCAGCAGGCAGCCGAGCGGGACGAAACGGTCGCCAAGTACCTGGAAGGTAAAACGATTGTCAAAGCAGTCGTGATTCCCGGCCGCATGATTAATTTCGTGGTGAAATAA
- a CDS encoding acyl-CoA thioesterase: MHRIYEYCHLVTPEEIDGLGHVNNVVYLKWLQDAAVAHSTANGWSGRRYREMKIGWVARSHYIEYLQPAFVDQEIVVQTWISTLQKVKSLRKYRIVRPTDSELLVRAETNWAFVNYENLTPRRIPEEVASCFSIVPEQEEPV; this comes from the coding sequence ATGCATCGCATTTATGAATACTGTCATTTAGTCACCCCCGAGGAAATTGACGGATTGGGTCACGTCAATAATGTTGTCTATCTGAAATGGCTGCAGGATGCGGCGGTGGCCCACTCCACCGCCAATGGCTGGTCTGGCCGCCGTTATCGGGAAATGAAAATCGGCTGGGTGGCACGAAGCCATTATATTGAGTACTTGCAACCTGCGTTTGTGGATCAGGAAATTGTCGTACAGACCTGGATTTCCACGCTGCAGAAAGTTAAATCCCTCCGTAAATACCGGATCGTTCGGCCCACGGATTCGGAGCTACTGGTTCGCGCAGAAACAAACTGGGCGTTTGTGAATTATGAAAATCTCACGCCACGCCGCATTCCGGAAGAGGTCGCTTCTTGCTTCTCAATCGTTCCCGAACAGGAAGAGCCCGTTTAG
- a CDS encoding carbohydrate kinase family protein, with amino-acid sequence MNNLTSLPLVIGLGELLWDCFGDERRPGGAPANVAFQANQLGCQGTVVTRVGQDELGTELLDFLKQQQLSTEYVQIDTTFPTGTVTVEFSDANDPQYTIHEQVAWDHLEFNDKLAELMKQAQAVCFGTLAQREADSRESIHECLAATSSDCLVVYDINLRQKYYDRDWIERSLSAAKIVKLNQDEVQVLSELLAISAEDLQIFAQHLQQVYGVDAVCITRGSEGCLIYADNQQYEIPGSPVEVADAVGAGDAFTAALISRRLLGWGWEQAALFANRVGGLVASQAGAMPVLRVEFERLSQEIQNT; translated from the coding sequence ATGAATAATTTAACATCGCTTCCACTGGTAATCGGTTTAGGTGAATTGCTGTGGGACTGTTTTGGTGATGAGAGACGTCCCGGCGGTGCGCCGGCAAACGTTGCCTTTCAGGCGAATCAACTAGGCTGTCAGGGGACTGTTGTCACTCGCGTCGGGCAGGACGAGTTGGGGACCGAGTTACTCGACTTTTTAAAGCAGCAGCAACTTTCCACAGAGTATGTGCAGATCGATACAACATTTCCGACCGGAACTGTGACCGTTGAATTTAGCGATGCCAACGATCCGCAGTATACCATTCATGAACAGGTTGCCTGGGATCACCTGGAGTTTAACGACAAATTAGCTGAGTTGATGAAACAGGCGCAGGCTGTCTGTTTTGGCACGCTCGCGCAGCGTGAAGCAGACTCACGCGAGTCGATACATGAGTGTCTGGCGGCAACGAGTTCAGACTGTCTGGTTGTGTATGACATCAATCTACGTCAGAAGTACTACGACCGCGATTGGATTGAACGGTCTTTGTCAGCAGCGAAGATCGTTAAACTAAATCAGGATGAGGTGCAGGTTTTATCTGAACTGCTGGCGATTTCAGCAGAAGACCTGCAGATATTTGCACAACATCTTCAACAAGTGTATGGAGTCGATGCCGTTTGTATCACACGTGGCTCAGAAGGATGTTTAATTTACGCCGACAATCAGCAATATGAGATTCCAGGCAGTCCCGTAGAAGTGGCAGATGCAGTGGGAGCCGGTGATGCGTTTACTGCGGCTTTGATTTCCCGGCGCCTGCTGGGATGGGGTTGGGAACAGGCGGCATTGTTTGCTAATCGGGTGGGAGGGCTTGTTGCCAGTCAAGCAGGGGCGATGCCTGTACTGCGAGTAGAGTTTGAACGGCTCAGTCAGGAAATTCAGAACACTTAG